In one Bufo gargarizans isolate SCDJY-AF-19 chromosome 11, ASM1485885v1, whole genome shotgun sequence genomic region, the following are encoded:
- the LOC122922244 gene encoding olfactory receptor 5B21-like, producing MENVNQTLPSRFFLLGVSTVPQLQVPGFLLFLVMYLITIAGNCLLLITVRISPMLHTPMYFFLSNLSLIDIGFSSTVVPVLLKNTLSADKSISVGGCVFQMFCYLVFGVAECILLAVMAYDRFVAIRRPLHYSSIMNMRFYIILALIPWMVGFVNASIQVFITWRLPFCKTHHINHFICEVPPFLRISCTDPWLNEIAMYVATGIVVLFSFLLTLISYVYIISTIVRIRSSHGRHAVFSTCTSHLTVVTLYYGTIMSIYLQPPSSHSLETDNKLSVLYTVVTPMLNPIIYSIRNKEVKNSFYKII from the coding sequence ATGGAGAACGTCAACCAGACACTTCCTAGTCGGTTCTTCCTGCTTGGAGTATCTACTGTCCCTCAGCTTCAGGTTCCAGGTTTCCTTTTATTTTTGGTGATGTATTTGATCACAATAGCAGGAAACTGTCTTCTTCTCATTACAGTGAGGATCAGCCCAATGTTACACACCCCTATGTACTTCTTCCTGAGTAATCTTTCTTTAATTGACATTGGTTTCTCCTCCACAGTAGTTCCTGTACTCCTCAAAAATACTCTTTCCGCAGACAAAAGTATTTCAGTGGGGGGTTGTGTTTTCCAGATGTTCTGCTATTTAGTATTTGGGGTAGCAGAATGCATTTTACTTGCCGTCATGGCTTACGATAGGTTTGTGGCCATCCGTAGACCACTGCATTACAGCAGTATTATGAACATGCGGTTTTACATCATCTTAGCCTTAATACCATGGATGGTTGGTTTTGTTAACGCTTCTATACAAGTGTTCATCACCTGGAGACTTCCCTTCTGCAAGACTCATCATATCAACCATTTTATTTGTGAAGTACCCCCTTTCTTACGAATTTCCTGTACAGATCCTTGGCTGAATGAGATAGCCATGTATGTAGCAACCGGGATcgttgttttgttttcttttctcTTGACATTGATTTCCTATGTTTATATAATCTCCACCATTGTAAGAATACGTTCCTCACATGGAAGACATGCAGTTTTTTCGACATGTACCTCCCATCTCACTGTTGTCACCCTCTATTATGGAACCATCATGTCCATCTATCTTCAGCCTCCATCTTCTCACTCTCTGGAAACAGACAACAAGCTATCTGTTCTCTATACGGTGGTCACTCCGATGTTGAATCCCATCATCTACAGCATAAGAAATAAGGAAGTAAAAAACT
- the LOC122921980 gene encoding LOW QUALITY PROTEIN: olfactory receptor 5AS1-like (The sequence of the model RefSeq protein was modified relative to this genomic sequence to represent the inferred CDS: deleted 1 base in 1 codon), with the protein MDPTNITSPDMFVLLGLSDVPYLQVICFLMFLVMYMITLAGNLLLIIVVKINPALQTPMYFFLSNLSFIDIFFSSTIVPQILINTLAEDKSISLFGCALQMYFSLALGAMECIILAVMAYDRFAAICRPLHYNTIMNMRLCITLAVGSWTACFINSAFHVFITVQLPYCKSHHISHFFCEIPPFLQISCRDTRLNEIAMYVSAGIVVTMSLFLTLISYIHIIATIFKIQSSQGRQKAFSTCASHLIVVTLYYGTIMFMYLRPRSAYLPETDKTISVLYTVVTPMLNPFIYSVRNKDVKCTIKISLTRK; encoded by the exons ATGGACCCTACAAACATAACATCTCCAGACATGTTCGTCCTTCTTGGACTATCAGATGTTCCTTACCTCCAGGTTATATGCTTTCTTATGTTCTTGGTGATGTATATGATAACATTGGCAGGAAATCTTCTACTGATCATCGTGGTGAAGATTAACCCAGCTCTACAGACCCCcatgtacttttttttaagtaatcTCTCTTTTATTGACATCTTCTTCTCATCTACCATAGTTCCACAAATCTTGATAAATACTCTTGCTGAGGATAAAAGTATTTCCCTGTTCGGATGTGCACTGCAAATGTACTTCTCTCTAGCTTTAGGGGCAATGGAGTGTATAATACTGGCAGTTATGGCCTATGATCGATTTGCTGCCATCTGTAGGCCACTTCACTACAACACCATTATGAACATGAGGTTGTGCATTACTCTAGCTGTAGGATCATGGACAGCATGCTTCATCAATTCTGCTTTCCATGTGTTCATTACAGTCCAACTTCCCTACTGCAAATCTCACCATATCAGCCACTTCTTTTGTGAGATACCTCCCTTCTTACAAATATCTTGCAGAGATACGAGACTTAATGAAATAGCGATGTACGTTTCTGCAGGTATTGTTGTCACAATGTCCTTATTCTTAACTCTGATTTCATATATCCATATTATAGCC ACTATTTTTAAGATCCAGTCTTCTCAAGGGAGGCAAAAGGCATTCTCCACATGTGCTTCGCACCTTATTGTTGTCACCCTCTACTATGGGACCATTATGTTCATGTATCTAAGACCCCGTTCTGCTTACTTACCAGAAACAGACAAGACAATATCTGTCCTGTATACAGTTGTGACTCCGATGTTGAACCCCTTCATTTACAGTGTAAGAAATAAGGACGTAAAATGTACCATAAAAATTAGTTTGACTAGAAAATGA